The following are from one region of the Pseudomonas putida genome:
- a CDS encoding DUF1615 domain-containing protein: protein MALALLQGCAGRREEAPEADPAKVRAQLLRLLPAQAKDREGWARDIQVAFEAQRIAPGKSNLCAVLAVTEQESTFNADPQVPNLGRIAREEIDRRAARLHIPKLLVDGALKTPSGNGKSYQQRLQAVRSEKQLSELYDEVIARVPLGKTLLGGLNPVHTGGPMQVSIDFAEKHARDYPYSHDGSIRQEVFTRRGGMYFGIAHLLGYSTNYDRQLYRFADFNAGWYASRNAAFQAALSKVTGVTLALDGDLVAPGSIMPGATEKAARKLGTKLGLRNPQIRSQLEEGDSLAFEDSKLYSGVFALADAAAGKPVPRAVLPGIQLKSPKITRKLTTAWFAGRVDERYQRCMKR from the coding sequence ATGGCTCTGGCGCTGCTGCAAGGCTGCGCCGGGCGCCGCGAGGAAGCACCCGAGGCGGACCCGGCCAAGGTCCGCGCCCAACTGCTGCGGCTGTTACCCGCCCAGGCCAAGGACCGCGAGGGCTGGGCCCGGGACATTCAGGTGGCGTTCGAGGCCCAGCGTATTGCCCCCGGCAAGAGCAACCTGTGCGCGGTGCTGGCAGTGACCGAGCAGGAATCGACCTTCAATGCCGACCCGCAGGTGCCTAACCTGGGGCGTATCGCCCGGGAGGAAATCGACCGCCGCGCCGCGCGCCTGCACATCCCCAAGCTGCTGGTTGATGGTGCTCTGAAGACGCCGTCGGGTAATGGCAAGAGCTACCAGCAGCGCTTGCAGGCGGTGCGCAGCGAGAAGCAGTTGAGCGAACTGTATGACGAAGTCATCGCTCGCGTGCCGCTGGGCAAGACCTTGCTGGGCGGGCTGAACCCGGTGCATACCGGCGGGCCGATGCAGGTCAGCATCGACTTTGCCGAAAAGCATGCGCGGGATTATCCCTACAGCCACGATGGCAGTATTCGCCAGGAAGTGTTCACCCGGCGCGGCGGCATGTATTTCGGTATCGCCCACTTGTTAGGCTATTCGACCAACTACGATCGCCAGCTGTACCGCTTTGCCGATTTCAACGCGGGCTGGTACGCCAGCCGCAATGCGGCATTCCAGGCGGCGCTGAGCAAGGTCACGGGGGTGACACTTGCGCTGGATGGCGACCTGGTGGCGCCGGGGTCGATCATGCCCGGGGCAACTGAAAAGGCGGCACGCAAACTGGGAACGAAGCTGGGCCTGCGCAACCCGCAGATCCGCAGCCAGCTGGAGGAGGGTGACAGCTTGGCCTTCGAGGACAGCAAGCTGTACAGCGGGGTGTTCGCCCTGGCCGATGCCGCGGCCGGCAAGCCGGTGCCACGGGCGGTGCTGCCGGGAATCCAGCTGAAAAGCCCAAAGATCACCCGCAAGCTGACCACGGCGTGGTTTGCCGGGCGGGTGGATGAGCGTTATCAGCGGTGCATGAAGCGTTAA
- a CDS encoding metal ABC transporter permease: protein MSFEIFRQTVQDWASAGYLPEALGYGFVVNALLAGLMIGPVLGGLGTLVVVKRFAFFSEAVGHAALTGVAIGILLGEPYTGPYGSLFGYCLLFGILLNFLRNRTGLSPDTLIGVFLSVSLALGASLLLMLAGKINVHILENVLFGSVLTVSGQDLMVLGIVAVLVLALAVPLYNRIMLASFNPQLAAVRGVAVKTLDYLFVVLVTLVTVASVKVIGAILVGALLVIPAAAARLVSQSLRGFFFLSVLIATLSTLLGILLPIVFDLPVPSGAAIILVAGICFALAALARALVPRLQGNPA from the coding sequence ATGAGTTTTGAAATCTTTCGGCAAACGGTCCAGGACTGGGCCTCTGCCGGCTACCTGCCCGAGGCCCTGGGTTACGGCTTCGTGGTCAACGCTTTGCTGGCCGGTTTGATGATCGGCCCGGTACTCGGCGGCCTGGGTACCCTCGTGGTGGTCAAGCGCTTCGCCTTCTTTTCGGAGGCGGTCGGGCATGCCGCGCTGACCGGCGTGGCCATCGGTATCCTGCTGGGCGAGCCCTACACCGGCCCCTACGGCAGCCTGTTCGGCTACTGCCTGCTGTTCGGCATCTTGCTCAACTTCCTGCGCAACCGCACCGGGCTGTCGCCGGACACGCTGATTGGTGTGTTCCTGTCGGTGTCGCTGGCGCTGGGCGCCAGCCTGCTGCTAATGCTGGCCGGCAAGATCAACGTGCACATCCTCGAGAACGTGCTGTTCGGCTCGGTGCTGACCGTGAGCGGCCAGGACCTGATGGTACTGGGCATCGTCGCGGTGCTGGTGCTGGCGCTGGCCGTGCCGCTGTACAACCGCATCATGCTGGCCAGCTTCAACCCGCAACTGGCGGCCGTGCGCGGGGTGGCCGTTAAAACCCTGGACTACCTGTTCGTGGTGCTGGTGACCCTGGTGACCGTGGCCTCGGTGAAGGTGATAGGGGCAATCCTGGTCGGGGCGCTACTGGTGATTCCCGCTGCCGCCGCACGCCTGGTCAGCCAGTCGCTAAGGGGGTTTTTCTTTCTGTCGGTGCTGATCGCCACGCTGAGCACGCTGCTCGGTATCCTGCTGCCGATCGTTTTCGACCTGCCGGTGCCATCCGGCGCCGCGATCATTCTGGTGGCCGGCATCTGCTTCGCCCTGGCGGCACTAGCCCGTGCCCTCGTTCCCCGCCTGCAAGGAAACCCGGCATGA
- a CDS encoding MbtH family protein: MTSVFDRDDIQFQVVVNHEEQYSIWPDYKAIPNGWRAVGKSGLKKECLAYIDEVWTDMRPLSLRQKMAEAAAQ, translated from the coding sequence ATGACTTCCGTTTTCGACCGCGACGATATCCAGTTCCAGGTAGTGGTCAACCATGAAGAGCAATACTCGATCTGGCCCGATTACAAAGCCATCCCCAACGGCTGGCGTGCCGTAGGCAAGAGCGGCCTGAAGAAGGAATGCCTGGCCTACATCGACGAGGTCTGGACCGACATGCGCCCGCTGAGCCTGCGCCAGAAAATGGCCGAAGCCGCCGCCCAGTGA
- a CDS encoding pirin family protein — protein sequence MLTVRNAQDRGLAFHGWLKSFHTFSFGHYRNPDEQGFSDLLVINDDRVIPGKGFGQHPHRDMEIFSYVLEGALEHKDTLGTGSVIRPGDVQLMSAGHGVAHSEFNHSQVQPVHFLQIWIVPDVQGATPRYQQQHFGAKEKRGKLRLIISPDGAEGSLQVRQNARVYAGLFDGDERASLTLPENRHAYVHVARGSVELNGQRLNEGDGVRVRQEQLLELGNGVEAEVLVFDLRPHELPGMP from the coding sequence ATGCTCACCGTCCGTAACGCCCAAGACCGCGGCCTGGCCTTCCATGGCTGGCTGAAATCCTTCCACACCTTCTCCTTCGGCCACTACCGCAACCCGGACGAGCAAGGTTTCTCCGACCTGCTGGTGATCAATGACGACCGCGTCATCCCTGGCAAGGGCTTCGGCCAGCACCCGCACCGTGACATGGAGATTTTCTCCTACGTGCTGGAAGGTGCGCTGGAGCACAAGGACACGCTAGGTACCGGCTCGGTGATCCGCCCCGGCGACGTGCAACTGATGAGCGCCGGCCATGGCGTCGCGCATAGTGAGTTCAACCACAGCCAGGTGCAGCCGGTGCATTTTCTGCAGATCTGGATCGTGCCGGACGTGCAAGGCGCCACGCCGCGTTACCAGCAACAGCATTTCGGTGCCAAGGAAAAGCGCGGCAAGCTGCGCCTGATCATCTCGCCGGATGGCGCCGAAGGATCATTGCAGGTACGGCAGAACGCGCGGGTATATGCCGGCCTGTTCGACGGTGATGAACGCGCCAGCCTGACCCTGCCGGAAAACCGCCATGCCTATGTGCATGTGGCCCGGGGCAGTGTCGAGCTCAATGGGCAACGGCTGAATGAAGGGGATGGGGTGCGGGTAAGGCAGGAACAGCTGCTGGAGCTGGGCAACGGGGTGGAGGCCGAGGTGCTGGTGTTTGACCTGCGACCGCATGAATTGCCAGGTATGCCTTGA
- a CDS encoding zinc ABC transporter substrate-binding protein — translation MNLKRLTLVLALAGLPSLSFATQVLTTLPVTHSLASALLEGTAVQLTRAVPANLPASRQPSYFSGRGGASLSKAALQADAVIGVRSIWRDDPLYPMARRSNIRIVEIDAARPVDGALPGIALNGDEAYDAYPWLNPTNFGRMADVVANDLERLAPDDKAKIQGNLAGLKRQLLELSASSQTRLAKVDNLTVVSLSERLGYLASGLNLDVVEQPLPAEWDAAALKALGDNLQAQDVALVLHHRQPEAAVVEVIKAAGAKLVVLESDPEDAFAGLKASVDQVVGALGES, via the coding sequence ATGAACCTGAAACGCCTTACCCTGGTGCTGGCCCTGGCCGGCCTGCCGTCGCTGTCTTTCGCCACACAAGTGCTGACCACCCTGCCAGTCACTCACAGCCTGGCCAGTGCGCTGCTCGAGGGCACCGCGGTACAGCTCACCCGTGCAGTGCCCGCCAACCTGCCGGCCAGCCGCCAGCCGTCCTATTTCAGTGGGCGCGGTGGCGCCAGCCTGAGCAAGGCCGCGCTGCAGGCCGATGCGGTGATCGGCGTGCGCTCGATCTGGCGTGACGACCCGCTGTACCCGATGGCCCGGCGCAGCAATATCCGGATCGTCGAGATCGACGCCGCACGGCCGGTGGATGGCGCACTGCCGGGTATTGCGCTGAACGGCGACGAGGCCTACGACGCCTACCCCTGGCTCAACCCGACCAACTTCGGGCGCATGGCCGACGTGGTAGCCAATGACCTGGAGCGCCTGGCGCCGGACGACAAGGCGAAGATCCAGGGCAACCTGGCGGGGCTAAAGCGCCAGTTGCTGGAGCTTTCGGCCAGCAGCCAGACACGATTGGCAAAGGTCGACAACCTGACCGTGGTGAGCCTGTCGGAGCGGCTGGGTTATCTGGCCAGTGGGTTGAACCTGGACGTGGTCGAGCAACCGTTGCCGGCCGAGTGGGATGCGGCTGCGCTGAAGGCGCTGGGGGACAACCTGCAAGCGCAGGATGTGGCGCTGGTGCTGCACCATCGTCAGCCAGAGGCGGCAGTTGTTGAGGTGATAAAGGCAGCAGGGGCGAAGCTGGTGGTGCTGGAAAGTGACCCTGAGGATGCGTTTGCCGGGTTGAAGGCCAGTGTGGATCAGGTGGTTGGGGCATTGGGCGAAAGCTGA
- a CDS encoding polyamine ABC transporter substrate-binding protein, translating to MLLSKRVTAVLSASLLTLACQATQAADSLNFVSWGGTTQDAQKEAWAAPFTKATSIKVVQDGPTDYGKLKAMVESGNVQWDVVDVEADFALRAASEGLLEPLDFTQIKRDKIDPRFVSDHGVGSFFFSFVLGYNEGKLGANKPVDWTALFDTKTYPGKRALYKWPSPGVLELALLADGVAPDKLYPLDLDRAFKKLDTIKKDIVWWGGGAQSQQLLASGEASLGQFWNGRVYALQQDGAPVGVSWKQNLVMADFLVIPKGAKNKDAAMKFLANASSAEGQAEFANKTAYAPVNVDSVAKLDKDLAQNLPTAYAQDQVTLDFAYWAKNGQAIAARWNEWLVK from the coding sequence ATGCTGTTGAGCAAACGTGTAACCGCAGTGCTGTCCGCCAGCCTGCTGACCCTGGCATGTCAGGCCACCCAGGCCGCCGACAGCCTGAACTTCGTCAGCTGGGGCGGTACCACCCAGGACGCCCAGAAAGAAGCGTGGGCCGCCCCCTTCACCAAAGCCACTAGCATCAAAGTCGTCCAGGACGGCCCCACCGACTACGGCAAGCTCAAAGCCATGGTCGAGAGCGGCAACGTGCAGTGGGACGTGGTAGACGTCGAGGCCGACTTCGCCCTGCGTGCCGCCAGCGAAGGGCTGCTCGAACCCCTCGATTTCACCCAGATCAAACGCGACAAGATCGACCCGCGCTTCGTCTCCGACCATGGCGTCGGCTCGTTCTTCTTCTCCTTCGTGCTCGGCTACAACGAAGGCAAGCTCGGCGCCAACAAGCCGGTGGACTGGACCGCACTGTTCGATACCAAGACCTACCCCGGCAAGCGTGCCCTGTACAAATGGCCCAGCCCGGGCGTACTGGAACTGGCCCTGCTGGCTGACGGCGTAGCCCCCGACAAGCTGTACCCACTGGACCTGGACCGCGCCTTCAAAAAGCTCGACACCATCAAGAAGGACATCGTCTGGTGGGGCGGCGGGGCCCAGTCGCAGCAACTGCTGGCCTCGGGTGAAGCCTCGCTCGGCCAGTTCTGGAACGGCCGCGTCTACGCCTTGCAGCAAGACGGTGCACCGGTGGGCGTGAGCTGGAAGCAGAACCTGGTCATGGCCGACTTCCTGGTCATCCCCAAAGGTGCGAAGAACAAGGACGCAGCCATGAAGTTCCTGGCCAACGCCAGCAGCGCCGAAGGCCAGGCCGAGTTCGCCAACAAGACCGCCTACGCCCCGGTGAACGTCGACAGCGTGGCCAAGCTGGACAAAGACCTCGCGCAGAACCTGCCGACCGCCTACGCCCAGGACCAGGTCACCCTCGACTTCGCCTACTGGGCCAAGAACGGCCAGGCCATCGCAGCCCGCTGGAATGAGTGGTTGGTCAAATGA
- a CDS encoding DUF1330 domain-containing protein, with protein sequence MKAYWIAHVDVTDPEQYQQYTQRAPAAFKAFGGRFLARGGRSEAMEGRPTPQRSVVIEFESYEQALACYRSALYQEACSHRQGVAKAEVIIVEGFEP encoded by the coding sequence ATGAAGGCTTACTGGATCGCCCACGTAGACGTGACCGACCCCGAGCAGTACCAGCAGTACACCCAGCGCGCCCCGGCTGCCTTCAAGGCCTTTGGCGGCCGTTTCCTGGCCCGTGGCGGGCGTAGCGAGGCGATGGAAGGGCGGCCTACCCCTCAGCGTAGCGTGGTGATCGAGTTCGAATCGTACGAGCAGGCGCTGGCGTGTTACCGGTCTGCGCTGTACCAGGAGGCTTGCAGCCATCGTCAGGGAGTGGCGAAGGCTGAGGTGATCATTGTCGAAGGGTTCGAGCCCTGA
- a CDS encoding alpha/beta fold hydrolase, whose protein sequence is MTALNLLCLPYSGASAMVYSRWRRKLPAWLQIRPVELPGRGARMAEPLHTDMQALARQLATEQRLAASTPYALLGHSLGALLAFELAHELQALGCPPPLALFACGTAAPTRREDYDGKNWREPKSDAELIGELRELQGTPEEVLANAELMSLTLPTLRADFLLCGTYAYRQRPALQCPLHVLGGMQDRASDEQLQAWRKETHGAFSLQMFPGGHFFIHEHEDRVLAALTASLQPLRLSA, encoded by the coding sequence GTGACTGCGTTGAACCTGCTGTGCCTGCCCTATTCCGGGGCTAGTGCCATGGTCTACAGCCGCTGGCGGCGCAAACTGCCAGCGTGGCTTCAGATACGCCCGGTGGAACTGCCCGGGCGTGGCGCGCGCATGGCCGAGCCATTGCACACCGACATGCAGGCCCTGGCCCGGCAACTGGCCACCGAACAGCGCCTGGCGGCCAGCACCCCCTACGCGCTGCTCGGCCATAGCCTGGGCGCGTTGCTGGCCTTCGAGCTGGCCCACGAGCTGCAAGCGCTGGGCTGCCCGCCACCACTGGCCCTGTTCGCCTGCGGCACCGCAGCGCCAACCCGCCGTGAGGACTACGACGGCAAGAACTGGCGCGAGCCCAAGAGCGACGCCGAGTTGATCGGCGAGTTGCGCGAGCTGCAGGGAACCCCCGAGGAAGTGCTGGCCAACGCCGAGCTGATGAGCCTGACCTTGCCTACCCTGCGCGCCGACTTCCTGCTCTGTGGCACCTACGCCTACCGCCAGCGGCCGGCGTTGCAGTGCCCGCTGCACGTGTTGGGCGGCATGCAGGACCGCGCCAGCGACGAGCAACTGCAAGCCTGGCGCAAGGAAACCCACGGGGCGTTCTCGCTGCAGATGTTTCCCGGTGGCCACTTCTTCATCCACGAGCATGAGGACCGGGTGCTCGCTGCGCTGACCGCGTCGCTGCAACCGCTTCGGCTGTCCGCCTGA
- a CDS encoding alpha/beta hydrolase has product MNIVHKTLTASLLALSVSSAFAAGSPGVEQHTQAFLEALEQGGGKPLEQLSPEDARAVLTGAQASVKVGLSGIEVKARTIQANGESIKLQIVRPAHTQGDLPVFMFFHGGGWVLGDFPTHQRLIRDLVVGSGAVAVYVDYTPSPEAHYPTAINQAYAATRWVAEHGKEIGVDGKRLAVAGNSVGGNMAAVVALKAKEAGTPALRFQLLLWPVTDASFETASYKQFAEGHFLTTGMMKWFWDNYTTDTSARAQIYASPLRASTEQLKGLPPALVQTAEFDVLRDEGEAYARKLDAAGVTVTSVRYNGMIHDYGLLNPLSQVPAVKAAMRQAGTELKVHLQ; this is encoded by the coding sequence ATGAACATTGTCCACAAAACCCTTACCGCTTCCCTTCTGGCCCTGTCTGTTTCCAGCGCCTTCGCCGCAGGTAGCCCAGGTGTCGAGCAACATACCCAGGCCTTCCTCGAAGCCCTGGAGCAAGGCGGCGGCAAGCCACTGGAACAACTCAGCCCGGAAGATGCCCGCGCAGTACTGACTGGCGCCCAGGCTTCGGTCAAGGTCGGCCTCTCCGGTATCGAGGTAAAGGCACGCACCATCCAGGCCAACGGCGAATCGATCAAACTGCAAATAGTGCGCCCGGCCCACACGCAGGGTGACCTGCCGGTGTTCATGTTCTTCCACGGCGGCGGCTGGGTGCTCGGCGACTTCCCGACCCACCAGCGGCTGATCCGCGACCTGGTGGTTGGCTCTGGCGCAGTGGCCGTCTATGTCGACTACACCCCGTCGCCGGAAGCGCACTACCCGACAGCGATCAACCAGGCCTACGCCGCCACCCGCTGGGTGGCCGAACATGGCAAGGAAATTGGCGTGGACGGCAAGCGCCTGGCCGTGGCCGGCAACAGTGTCGGCGGCAACATGGCGGCAGTAGTGGCCTTGAAAGCCAAAGAGGCCGGCACCCCGGCCCTGCGCTTCCAGTTGCTGCTGTGGCCGGTGACCGATGCCAGCTTCGAAACTGCGTCGTACAAACAGTTTGCCGAGGGGCACTTCCTGACCACCGGGATGATGAAGTGGTTCTGGGACAACTACACCACTGATACCAGTGCCCGTGCACAGATCTACGCCTCGCCGCTGCGCGCCAGCACTGAACAGCTAAAAGGCTTGCCGCCGGCGCTGGTGCAGACGGCGGAGTTCGATGTACTGCGGGATGAGGGTGAAGCGTATGCCCGCAAGCTGGATGCTGCTGGCGTGACGGTTACCTCGGTGCGGTACAACGGGATGATTCATGACTATGGGCTGCTCAACCCGTTGAGCCAGGTGCCGGCTGTAAAGGCGGCAATGCGTCAGGCGGGCACCGAACTTAAAGTGCATCTCCAGTAA
- the ribBA gene encoding bifunctional 3,4-dihydroxy-2-butanone-4-phosphate synthase/GTP cyclohydrolase II — MAFNTIEELLEDYRQGKMVLLVDDEDRENEGDLLIAAERCDAQAINFMAREARGLICLTLTDEHCQRLGLEQMVPANGSVFSTAFTVSIEAATGVTTGISAADRARTVAAAMAPDARPEDLVQPGHIFPLRAREGGVLTRAGHTEAGCDLARLAGFAPASVIVEVLNDDGTMARRPDLEVFATRHGIKIGTIADLIHYRLSTEQTIKRIGERELPTVHGTFRLVTYEDRIEGGVHMAMVMGDIRREQPTLVRVHVIDPLRDLVGAEYAGPANWTLWAALQRVAEEGAGVVVILANHESSQALLERVPQLTQPVRPYQRGQSKVYSEVGTGAQILQDLGVGKLRHLGPPLKYAGLAGYELEVVQSIPFEPGIAG; from the coding sequence ATGGCTTTCAACACCATCGAAGAACTTCTCGAGGACTACCGGCAAGGCAAGATGGTCCTGCTGGTGGATGACGAGGACCGGGAAAACGAAGGCGACCTGCTGATCGCCGCCGAGCGTTGCGACGCCCAGGCCATCAACTTCATGGCCCGCGAAGCGCGCGGCTTGATCTGCCTGACCCTGACCGACGAACATTGCCAACGCCTGGGCCTGGAGCAGATGGTACCGGCCAACGGCAGCGTGTTCAGTACCGCCTTCACCGTGTCGATCGAGGCGGCCACGGGCGTTACCACCGGTATTTCCGCTGCCGACCGGGCGCGTACCGTAGCGGCGGCCATGGCCCCCGATGCTCGCCCCGAAGACCTGGTGCAACCCGGCCACATTTTCCCCCTGCGCGCCCGCGAAGGCGGCGTGCTGACCCGCGCCGGGCACACTGAAGCCGGTTGCGACCTGGCCCGCCTGGCCGGGTTTGCCCCGGCCTCGGTGATCGTCGAAGTGCTCAACGACGACGGCACCATGGCCCGCCGCCCGGACCTGGAAGTGTTCGCTACCCGGCATGGCATCAAGATCGGCACCATCGCCGACCTCATCCACTATCGCCTGAGCACCGAGCAGACCATCAAGCGCATCGGCGAACGCGAACTGCCGACCGTGCATGGCACCTTCCGCCTGGTCACCTACGAAGACCGCATCGAAGGTGGTGTGCACATGGCCATGGTCATGGGCGACATCCGCCGCGAGCAGCCTACCCTGGTGCGGGTGCACGTGATCGACCCGCTGCGCGATCTGGTCGGCGCCGAATACGCAGGCCCGGCCAACTGGACGCTATGGGCGGCGTTGCAGAGGGTGGCCGAGGAAGGCGCCGGCGTGGTGGTGATCCTCGCCAACCATGAATCCTCGCAGGCACTGCTGGAGCGCGTGCCGCAGCTGACCCAGCCGGTGCGGCCTTACCAGCGCGGGCAGTCGAAGGTGTACTCCGAGGTAGGCACCGGGGCGCAGATTCTGCAGGACCTGGGCGTGGGAAAACTGCGTCATTTGGGCCCGCCACTGAAATATGCGGGGCTGGCCGGGTATGAACTGGAGGTGGTGCAGAGCATCCCCTTCGAGCCCGGAATTGCAGGTTGA
- a CDS encoding hydrolase, with protein MLIDPHKATLLVVDIQEKLIGAMSDPEGTRARARWLLAATNELELPTVISEQYPKGLGHTLAELLAAAPAAEVVEKSHFSCVAAECLPARLMAREQVIVCGMETHVCVLQTVLGLLALGKQVFVVEDACDSRTPASKAAGLARMRAAGAQVVTREMVLFELMGSAGHPLFRHISKTYLVGEQP; from the coding sequence ATGCTGATCGATCCCCACAAGGCCACGCTGTTGGTCGTCGACATCCAGGAAAAACTCATCGGCGCCATGAGCGACCCTGAAGGCACCCGTGCGCGGGCCCGCTGGTTGCTGGCGGCGACGAACGAACTGGAACTGCCGACGGTAATTTCCGAGCAGTACCCCAAAGGCCTGGGCCATACCCTGGCCGAGCTGCTGGCCGCAGCGCCGGCCGCCGAGGTGGTGGAGAAAAGCCATTTTTCCTGCGTGGCGGCCGAGTGCCTGCCAGCGCGTTTGATGGCGCGTGAGCAAGTGATTGTCTGTGGCATGGAAACCCATGTCTGTGTGCTGCAGACCGTGCTCGGCCTGCTGGCGCTGGGCAAGCAGGTGTTCGTGGTCGAGGATGCATGCGACAGCCGAACCCCGGCGAGCAAGGCCGCAGGGCTGGCGCGCATGCGGGCCGCGGGGGCGCAGGTGGTGACCCGCGAAATGGTCTTGTTCGAGCTCATGGGCAGTGCCGGCCACCCGCTGTTCCGCCACATCAGCAAGACCTACCTGGTCGGTGAACAGCCCTGA
- a CDS encoding ABC transporter permease translates to MKVAINALHNAQGAPTGTGAPGAVPRRISLSQRWKGSRNLLPALLFLGLFFFAPLAGLLLRGVLEPTPGLGNYEQLFANSAYARVLFNTFSVAGVVTLISVLLGFPLAWAITLVPKGWGRWLLNIVLLSMWTSLLARTYSWLVLLQSSGVINKALMAMGIIDAPLEMVHNLTGVVIGMSYIMIPFIVLPLQATMHAIDPMVLQAGSICGASPWTNFWKVFLPLCRSGLFSGALMVFVMSLGYYVTPALLGGAQNMMLPEFIIQQVQSFLNWGLASAAAALLVVITLVLFYLYLKLQPESPVGNAR, encoded by the coding sequence ATGAAAGTCGCCATCAACGCCCTGCATAACGCGCAAGGTGCCCCCACGGGCACCGGCGCCCCTGGAGCGGTCCCTCGCCGCATCAGCCTGAGCCAGCGCTGGAAAGGCAGCCGCAATTTGCTGCCTGCTCTGCTGTTCCTTGGCCTGTTCTTCTTTGCCCCGCTCGCCGGCCTGTTGCTGCGCGGGGTGCTGGAGCCAACGCCAGGCCTGGGCAACTACGAGCAGTTGTTCGCCAACTCGGCTTATGCGCGGGTACTGTTCAACACCTTCTCGGTGGCCGGCGTGGTCACCCTGATCAGCGTGCTGCTGGGCTTCCCGCTGGCCTGGGCAATAACCCTGGTGCCCAAGGGCTGGGGCCGCTGGCTGCTGAACATCGTGCTGCTGTCGATGTGGACCAGCCTGCTGGCGCGCACCTACTCGTGGCTGGTGCTGCTGCAGAGCTCGGGGGTGATCAACAAGGCGTTGATGGCCATGGGTATCATCGATGCCCCGCTGGAAATGGTGCACAACCTGACCGGCGTGGTGATCGGCATGAGCTACATCATGATCCCGTTCATCGTGCTGCCGCTACAGGCGACCATGCACGCCATCGACCCGATGGTGCTGCAGGCCGGCTCGATCTGCGGCGCAAGCCCCTGGACCAACTTCTGGAAGGTGTTCCTGCCGCTGTGCCGCTCGGGGCTGTTCTCCGGGGCACTGATGGTGTTCGTGATGTCGCTCGGTTACTACGTTACCCCGGCCCTGCTGGGCGGTGCGCAAAACATGATGTTGCCCGAATTCATCATCCAGCAGGTGCAGTCGTTCCTCAACTGGGGCCTGGCCAGCGCCGCCGCCGCACTGCTGGTGGTGATCACCCTTGTACTCTTCTACCTGTACCTGAAGCTGCAGCCGGAATCCCCGGTCGGCAACGCGAGGTAA
- a CDS encoding polymorphic toxin type 44 domain-containing protein yields the protein MTRISINGKGQAFDGDLTTTGAVCIASNTHYRGNNQRALRLGDATTECPACKKPGVIVEGQPFFKIEGKPAVVDGAMVKCDCPEGSNRVVAMGRPGLAASPSAAQQVSQAATSGQADSTSPIKASLAEKKPQPVICEDPDMMEQVARYIAGEMNRNITHPSVLKMKRLTSFNATEEHAKFKKLPWYARLLPPDFQAMMVGNTAAAMALWAERVGQNRPWDHKKVIRQQFGGTWHKQGEVDYYYDIWSNIHYGYVGRAGGLSESALLDGAGLEQIASDTIRKIDDWDEQDGPRRYADIDGMRAWDDIGDRVSISIGIKLHKQQPDGGITAKVLMDEVLAVSLSSWGGSVRDHLC from the coding sequence ATGACACGTATATCGATAAATGGCAAAGGACAGGCATTCGACGGCGACCTCACCACCACGGGGGCGGTCTGCATAGCCAGCAATACCCACTACCGGGGGAACAACCAGCGTGCACTGCGCCTAGGCGATGCCACGACAGAGTGCCCGGCATGCAAGAAGCCCGGCGTAATTGTTGAAGGACAGCCTTTCTTCAAAATCGAAGGCAAACCAGCCGTGGTAGATGGGGCTATGGTCAAGTGTGACTGTCCAGAGGGCAGTAACCGTGTCGTGGCCATGGGAAGACCTGGCTTAGCGGCAAGCCCCTCGGCGGCACAGCAGGTAAGCCAGGCGGCAACATCAGGTCAAGCCGACTCCACTTCACCCATAAAAGCTTCGCTAGCAGAAAAGAAGCCGCAGCCTGTGATCTGCGAAGATCCCGACATGATGGAGCAAGTGGCCAGATATATCGCCGGAGAAATGAACCGCAACATCACACATCCATCCGTACTGAAAATGAAGAGGCTCACCAGCTTTAACGCGACAGAGGAACATGCAAAATTTAAAAAGCTTCCTTGGTATGCACGTCTTTTACCGCCTGACTTTCAAGCAATGATGGTGGGTAATACTGCTGCTGCGATGGCGCTTTGGGCAGAGCGGGTTGGTCAGAACAGACCATGGGACCATAAGAAGGTCATCAGGCAACAATTCGGTGGGACTTGGCACAAACAAGGTGAAGTTGACTACTACTACGACATATGGTCGAACATCCACTACGGCTACGTAGGGCGGGCTGGTGGTCTGTCTGAAAGCGCTCTTCTGGACGGTGCCGGGCTTGAGCAGATTGCATCAGACACCATTCGGAAGATTGATGATTGGGATGAACAAGATGGGCCTCGTCGCTACGCAGACATCGACGGGATGCGTGCTTGGGATGATATAGGCGATCGTGTCTCAATCAGTATTGGTATCAAATTGCACAAGCAGCAACCAGACGGTGGGATTACGGCAAAGGTGCTTATGGATGAGGTACTAGCAGTGTCATTGTCAAGCTGGGGAGGTAGCGTACGTGACCATCTCTGCTAA